Proteins encoded within one genomic window of Ammospiza caudacuta isolate bAmmCau1 chromosome 35, bAmmCau1.pri, whole genome shotgun sequence:
- the PLD3 gene encoding 5'-3' exonuclease PLD3 — protein MGLSGAYKQLDPPDPRESPPPKRPHGPALFVLLSLLFLLTFLLLLHLRHRGGDADVTCGDTCSIVLVESIPEGLALGTVPGPSTFEAWMELLARARHSVDIASFYWTLTNHDTRTHEPSAEQGERLLAALQQLPSRGVAVRVAVSAPSPTAPLDDLQALERSGAAVRAVDLPRLTGGVLHTKFWLVDGAHLYIGSANMDWRALTQVKELGAAIYNCSCLAKDLGKIFEAYWSLGVPDASIPAPWPDNFSTSINLETPLEMTLNGTEAAVFFSSSPPALCAAGRTPDLAALLSAIDGAESWVDVAVMSYVVSTEFSRPERFWPAIDERLRRAVVERGVRLRLLAGCWPHSRPSMFPFLRSLAALADNRTRYGVHVRLFVVPSSAAQSRIPFARVSHTKYMVTDQAAYVGTSNWSGDYFERTAGAALVVAQPGPGSGSFRERLRAAFERDWSSEYSFDIGDPRGWAGRCGPR, from the exons ATGGGGCTGAGCGGAGCCTACAAGCAG CTGGACCCTCCGGACCCCCGGGAGTCGCCGCCCCCCAAG cGCCCCCACGGCCCCGCGCTCTTcgtcctcctgtccctcctcttcctcctcaccttcctcctcctcctgcacctgCGCCACCGCGGGGGTGACGCCGATGTCACCTGTGGGGACACCTGCAG CATCGTGCTGGTGGAGAGCATCCCCGaggggctggccctgggcaccGTGCCCGGCCCCAGCACCTTCGAGGCGtggatggagctgctggcccGGGCCAGGCACAGCGTGGACATCGCCTCCTTCTACTGGACCCTGACCAACCACGACACCCGGACACACGAGCCCAGCGCTGAGCAG GGTGAGCGtctcctggcagccctgcagcagctgccatccCGCGGCGTGGCCGTGCGCGTTGCGGTCAGCGCGCCCTCGCCCACCGCGCCCCTGGACGACCTCCAAGCCCTGGAGCGCAGCG GTGCGGCCGTGCGCGCCGTGGACCTGCCGCGGCTGACGGGCGGCGTGCTGCACACCAAGTTCTGGCTGGTGGACGGCGCCCATCTCTACATCGGCAGCGCCAACATGGACTGGAGGGCCCTGACGCAG GTGAAGGAGCTCGGAGCCGCCATCTACAACTGCAGCTGCCTGGCCAAGGATTTGGGTAAAATCTTCGAGGCCTACTGGTCACTCGGCGTCCCCGACGCGTCCATCCCGGCGCCGTGGCCGGACAACTTCTCCACCTCCATCAACCTGGAGACGCCGCTGGAGATGACGCTCAACGGCACCGAGGCCGCCGTCTTCTTCTCG AGCTCTCCTCCCGCTCTCTGCGCCGCCGGCCGCACTCCGGACCTGGCCGCTCTGCTGTCGGCGATCGACGGCGCCGAGTCGTGGGTGGACGTGGCCGTGATGAGCTACGTGGTCAGCACGGAGTTCTCGCGGCCCGAGCGCTTCTGGCCGGCCATCGACGAGCGGCTGCGGCGCGCCGTGGTGGAGCGCGGGGTGCGGCTGCGGCTGCTGGCCGGCTGCTGGCCCCACAGCCGCCCCAGCATGTTCCCCTTCCTGCGCTCCCTGGCCGCGCTGGCCGACAACCGCACCCGCTACGGCGTGCACGTG CGCCTGTTCGTGGTCCCGTCCAGCGCGGCCCAGAGCCGCATCCCCTTCGCCCGCGTCAGCCACACCAAGTACATGGTGACGGACCAGGCCGCCTACGTGG GCACCTCCAACTGGTCCGGGGATTACTTCGAGCGCAcggcgggcgcggcgctggTGGTGGCGCAgcccgggccgggctcgggctcgttccgggagcggctccgggcCGCGTTCGAGCGCGATTGGAGCTCCGAGTACAGCTTCGACATCGGCGACCcccggggctgggccgggcgctgcggGCCCCGGTAG
- the C35H19orf47 gene encoding uncharacterized protein C19orf47 homolog, translating into MATSEWLRFFEDAGIPPGPALGYAVAFVDNRIHKNMLLDLTRELMKELGITVVGDVIAILRHAKVVHRQEMCRAASQSLQPEAAGGSQRDPLDHRDHQWDHHQDPDRDPDRDHHRDHKRAHRDPPDHKRAQRDPPDHRDPARAPCGAAGRMITKSLSRDPALPLPPRGAPRNPPGAGISVTVPNGAGGSGAEAPPAVPKRRRVTAEAEGKYVISLPKGTTARSRHILRLHAARGLGRPSVFERLGAEAKAAAAAGAKPSGVFSRLGAAPEGPDPAADPGAGDPADPEALPYAGVLKKRRECSGTAATAAMAAQDGAVSSSGGGAWGCGQVSSSSRSVFHRLGRKPD; encoded by the exons ATGG CCACCTCGGAGTGGCTCCGTTTCTTCGAGGACGCCGGGATCCCCCCAGGCCCCGCCCTGGGCTACGCCGTGGCCTTTGTGGACAACAG GATCCACAAGAACATGCTGCTGGACCTGACCAGGGAGCTGATGAAGGAGTTGGGCATCACCGTGGTGGGCGACGTCATCGCCATCCTGCGCCACGCCAAGGTGGTGCACAGGCAG GAGATGTGCCGGGCGGCCTCGCAGTCGCTGCAGCCCGAGGCTGCGGGGGGATCCCAGCGGGATCCACTGGATCACCGGGATCACCAGTGGGATCACCACCAGGATCCTGACCGGGATCCTGACCGGGATCATCACCGGGATCACAAACGGGCTCACAGGGATCCACCGGATCACAAACGGGCTCAGAGGGATCCCCCGGATCACCGGGATCCCGCGCGGGCTCCGTGCGGCGCCGCGGGCAGGATGATCACCAAGAGCCTGAGCCGGGACCCCgccctgcccctccccccccgcgGCGCCCCCCGGAACCCCCCCGGCGCCGGCATCTCCGTCACCGTCCCCAACGGCGCCG GCGGATCCGGTGCCGAGGCCCCGCCGGCGGTGCCCAAGCGGCGCCGGGTGACGGCCGAGGCCGAGGGCAAGTACGTGATCTCGCTGCCCAAGGGCACCACGGCCCGCAGCCGCCACATCCTCCGGCTGCACGCCGCACGAG GTCTGGGCCGTCCCTCGGTGTTCGAGCGCCTCGGGGCCGAGGCCAAAGCGGCCGCAGCTGCCGGGGCCAAG CCCTCGGGGGTGTTCAGCCGCCTGGGCGCCGCCCCGGAGGGCCCCGACCCCGCGGCCGATCCCGGCGCGGGGGATCCGGCGGATCCCGAGGCGCTGCCCTACGCCGGCGTGCTCAAGAAGCGCCGGGAATGTTCCGGAACGGCGGCGACGGCGGCGATGGCGGCGCAGGACGGGGCCGTGTCCAGCtcggggggcggggcctgggggTGTGGCcaggtcagcagctcctcccgcAGCGTCTTCCACAGGCTGGGCCGGAAACCCGACTGA
- the AKT2 gene encoding RAC-beta serine/threonine-protein kinase isoform X2: MSEALVVKEGWLHKRGEYIKTWRPRYFLLKSDGSFIGYKERPESPELGLNPLNNFSVAECQLMRTERPRPNTFVIRCLQWTTVIERTFHVDTAQEREQWIQAIQAVASGLKSRAPAPEPPELEGSPGDGEDAEGAGKARSKVSMADFDYLKLLGKGTFGKVILVREKSSGRCYAMKILRKEVVIAKDEVAHTVTESRVLQSSRHPFLTALQYAFQTSDRLCFVLEYANGGELFFHLSRERVFPEPRARFYGAEIVSALEYLHSRDVVYRDIKLENLMLDKDGHIKITDFGLCKEGVTDGTPMRTFCGTPEYLAPEVLEDNDYGRAVDWWGLGVVMYEMLCGRLPFYSADHERLFQLILLGELRFPRSLGPDSRSLLAGLLKKDPKERLGGGPGDAREVMQHRFFAGIDWLDVVQRKVTSEADTRYFDEEFTAQSITVTPPERCELLDSPDCDHQTHFPQFSYSASVRE, translated from the exons ATGAGTGAGGCGCTGGTGGTCAAGGAGGGCTGGCTGCACAAGAGGG gCGAGTACATCAAGACGTGGCGCCCCCGTTATTTCCTGCTCAAGAGCGACGGCTCCTTCATCGGCTACAAGGAGCGGCCGGAGAGCCCCGAGCTCGGTCTCAACCCCCTCAACAACTTCTCCGTGGCCG AGTGCCAGCTGATGAGGACGGAGCGGCCGCGCCCCAACACCTTCGTCATCCGCTGCCTGCAGTGGACAACGGTCATCGAGAGGACCTTCCACGTGGACACGGCCCAGGAACG GGAGCAGTGGATCCAGGCCATCCAGGCCGTGGCCTCGGGGCTCAAGAGCCGCGCGCCGGCCCCGGAGCCGCCCGAGCTCGAGGGATCCCCCGGGGACGGAGAGGACGCAGAGGGCGCCGGGAAAGCGCGCAGCAAAGTC AGCATGGCAGACTTTGATTACCTGAAGCTGCTGGGCAAGGGCACCTTCGGGAAGGTGATCCTGGTGCGGGAGAAAAGCTCCGGGCGCTGCTACGCCATGAAAATCCTGCGCAAGGAGGTCGTCATCGCCAAG GACGAGGTGGCGCACACGGTGACCGAGAGCCgcgtgctgcagagcagccggCACCCCTTCCTGACC gCTCTCCAGTACGCCTTCCAGACCAGCGACCGCCTGTGCTTCGTCCTGGAGTACGCCAACGGCGGCGAG CTGTTTTTCCACCTGTCCCGCGAGCGCGTTTTCCCCGAGCCGCGCGCTCGCTTCTACGGCGCCGAGATCGTCTCGGCCCTCGAGTACCTGCACTCGCGGGACGTCGTCTATCGCGACATCAAG ctggagaaTCTGATGCTGGACAAGGACGGGCACATCAAGATCACGGATTTCGGGCTCTGCAAGGAGGGGGTGACGGACGGAACCCCCATGAGAACTTTCTGCGGCACCCCCGAGTACCTGGCGCCCGAG GTCCTGGAAGACAACGACTACGGGCGCGCCGTGGACTGGTGGGGGCTGGGCGTGGTCATGTACGAGATGCTGTGCGGGCGCCTCCCGTTCTACAGCGCCGACCACGAGCGGCTCTTCCAGCTCATCCTGCTCGGGGAGCTGCGCTTCCCCCGCAGCCTGGGGCCCGACAGCCGCTCCCTGCTGGCCGGGCTGCTCAAAAAGGACCCTAAGGAAAG GCTGGGCGGGGGCCCGGGCGACGCCCGCGAGGTGATGCAGCATCGCTTCTTCGCGGGCATCGATTGGCTGGACGTGGTGCAGAGGAAG GTGACGTCGGAGGCGGACACGCGGTACTTCGACGAGGAGTTCACGGCGCAGAGCATCACGGTCACGCCCCCCGAGAGAT
- the AKT2 gene encoding RAC-beta serine/threonine-protein kinase isoform X1, with amino-acid sequence MSEALVVKEGWLHKRGEYIKTWRPRYFLLKSDGSFIGYKERPESPELGLNPLNNFSVAECQLMRTERPRPNTFVIRCLQWTTVIERTFHVDTAQEREQWIQAIQAVASGLKSRAPAPEPPELEGSPGDGEDAEGAGKARSKVSMADFDYLKLLGKGTFGKVILVREKSSGRCYAMKILRKEVVIAKDEVAHTVTESRVLQSSRHPFLTALQYAFQTSDRLCFVLEYANGGELFFHLSRERVFPEPRARFYGAEIVSALEYLHSRDVVYRDIKLENLMLDKDGHIKITDFGLCKEGVTDGTPMRTFCGTPEYLAPEVLEDNDYGRAVDWWGLGVVMYEMLCGRLPFYSADHERLFQLILLGELRFPRSLGPDSRSLLAGLLKKDPKERLGGGPGDAREVMQHRFFAGIDWLDVVQRKLVPPFRPQVTSEADTRYFDEEFTAQSITVTPPERCELLDSPDCDHQTHFPQFSYSASVRE; translated from the exons ATGAGTGAGGCGCTGGTGGTCAAGGAGGGCTGGCTGCACAAGAGGG gCGAGTACATCAAGACGTGGCGCCCCCGTTATTTCCTGCTCAAGAGCGACGGCTCCTTCATCGGCTACAAGGAGCGGCCGGAGAGCCCCGAGCTCGGTCTCAACCCCCTCAACAACTTCTCCGTGGCCG AGTGCCAGCTGATGAGGACGGAGCGGCCGCGCCCCAACACCTTCGTCATCCGCTGCCTGCAGTGGACAACGGTCATCGAGAGGACCTTCCACGTGGACACGGCCCAGGAACG GGAGCAGTGGATCCAGGCCATCCAGGCCGTGGCCTCGGGGCTCAAGAGCCGCGCGCCGGCCCCGGAGCCGCCCGAGCTCGAGGGATCCCCCGGGGACGGAGAGGACGCAGAGGGCGCCGGGAAAGCGCGCAGCAAAGTC AGCATGGCAGACTTTGATTACCTGAAGCTGCTGGGCAAGGGCACCTTCGGGAAGGTGATCCTGGTGCGGGAGAAAAGCTCCGGGCGCTGCTACGCCATGAAAATCCTGCGCAAGGAGGTCGTCATCGCCAAG GACGAGGTGGCGCACACGGTGACCGAGAGCCgcgtgctgcagagcagccggCACCCCTTCCTGACC gCTCTCCAGTACGCCTTCCAGACCAGCGACCGCCTGTGCTTCGTCCTGGAGTACGCCAACGGCGGCGAG CTGTTTTTCCACCTGTCCCGCGAGCGCGTTTTCCCCGAGCCGCGCGCTCGCTTCTACGGCGCCGAGATCGTCTCGGCCCTCGAGTACCTGCACTCGCGGGACGTCGTCTATCGCGACATCAAG ctggagaaTCTGATGCTGGACAAGGACGGGCACATCAAGATCACGGATTTCGGGCTCTGCAAGGAGGGGGTGACGGACGGAACCCCCATGAGAACTTTCTGCGGCACCCCCGAGTACCTGGCGCCCGAG GTCCTGGAAGACAACGACTACGGGCGCGCCGTGGACTGGTGGGGGCTGGGCGTGGTCATGTACGAGATGCTGTGCGGGCGCCTCCCGTTCTACAGCGCCGACCACGAGCGGCTCTTCCAGCTCATCCTGCTCGGGGAGCTGCGCTTCCCCCGCAGCCTGGGGCCCGACAGCCGCTCCCTGCTGGCCGGGCTGCTCAAAAAGGACCCTAAGGAAAG GCTGGGCGGGGGCCCGGGCGACGCCCGCGAGGTGATGCAGCATCGCTTCTTCGCGGGCATCGATTGGCTGGACGTGGTGCAGAGGAAG CTGGTGCCGCCCTTCCGGCCGCAGGTGACGTCGGAGGCGGACACGCGGTACTTCGACGAGGAGTTCACGGCGCAGAGCATCACGGTCACGCCCCCCGAGAGAT